Within the bacterium genome, the region GGCTCGGAGAGGCCGAACGAGGCGTTCGTGGAGGCAATCCGGATGTCGGTCGCCTGCAGGAGCTCCGATCCACCGGCCAGGGCGAAACCGTTGATCGCGGCGACGATCGGCTTGTAGAGCTCGAAGGGCCGCAGGAGGGCCGTCGACATGTACTCCGCGACGTTGCCCATCAGACGTTCGCCCCACTCGTCCTCGGGCTGCTTGGCGCCGGTGAAGAGCGGCAGCAGGCTCCCGAGGTCGCCACCGGCGCAGAAGGCCTTGTCGCCGGCGCCCGTCAGGATGGCGACGCGCAGGTCGTCGTCGTCGCGGTAGTCGATCCAGGCTTCCGCGAGCCGGATGATCGACTCGGGGCTGAACGCGTTGCGACGCTCGGGGCGGTTGAGCGTGATCGTCGCGATCCCGTCGTTCTTCTCGTAGATCACATCGGGCATCGAAAGCGGGGCTCCTCGCGAAGTTCGGTCCGACCCATGAGACCCGATCGAGCGCGGCGGCGCTAGGGGCGGGCTATCCTGGCCGTCGCGCGACGGGGGGCGCATGCACACCGACGAAATCCATCGAAGCCGTCACCTCGGCTGGCTCCGGGCCGCCGTGCTCGGCGCGAACGACGGCATCGTCTCGACCGCGAGCCTCGTGCTCGGGGTCGCCGCCGCCGAAGCGAGCCGCGGCGGGGTCCTCACGGCGGGGGTCGCGGGGCTGGTGGCCGGCGCGATGTCGATGGCCGCCGGCGAGTACGTCTCGGTCCACTCCCAGAAGGACGCCGAGGAGGCCGACCTCCGCCGGGAGCGCCAGGAACTCGAAGACGATCCCGAGTTCGAGCTCGAGGAGCTGACCCAGATCTACGTCGCGCGTGGAGTCGACCTGGCGACCGCGGAGCGGGTCGCCGAACAGCTGATGGCCCACGACGCGCTCGATGCCCACGCCCGGGAGGAGCTCGGGATCCTCGAGCACGCCACGGCGCGCCCGGTCCAGGCTGCGCTCGCTTCGGGAACGACCTTCGCCGTGGGCGCCGCGGTCCCGCTGCTCGCCCTCGCCGTGCTGCCGATCGAGCGTGCGGTACCCGGGGTCGGCGGCCTCTCCCTCGTCGCCCTCGCCGGGCTCGGCGCCCTCGGCGCGAACGCCGGCGGCGCGCCCATGGCCCGGGGCGCCGCGCGGGTCACGCTCTGGGGCGCCGCGGCGATGTTTCTGACCACCGTCGTCGGCCAACTCTTCGGCGCCGCGCTCTAGACCGCACCCCCACCGAGCACCCGAAAGCGGCGGACTCCCCGCCGAGCGCCCGCAGGCGGCGGTTGAGACGGCGAACTCCCCGCCGAGCGCCCGCAGGCGGAGGACTAGTACGACAGGAACAGGTACGCGAGCAGCAGCGCCGCCGCCCACATCGCGGTCGCGCCGGTCGGCCAGGGCTCACCGAAGCGGGACCAGGGCGAGAGGGACGCGGAGGCCAGGTCGAGCACGCGGAGCCGGACGGCGTCCGCGATCAGCAGGAAGGTCTCCTGGGCGTCCTTCCAGACGCTGACGAGGCCACGCCAGACGGCCGGGAACGCACGCCGCCAGACCCAATCGACGTCGAGGACGGTCGAGCGGAGCTCCGGCGGGTACCAGCCCATCTTCCAGAGGAAGACGAAGCCCAGGGCCGCGAAGATCAGCAGCTGGAGCACGGTGAAGACGTGGGTCCACGTGTAGGGCGCGTAGTCGACCGGGTACGGCAGGATCGCGTAGAGCGGGGCCGGGTAGACGCCGACGCCGATGCAGAGGAACGCGGCGATGGCCATCGCGGCGAGCATGTTCTTCGGCGCTTCCTCGACGCGCTTGCCGGAGTCGTGGGCGAAGAAGGAGAAGAACGGGATCTTGATGCCCGAGTGGTCGAGGACGCCGGCGCTCGCGAAGAGGAGGACCAACGAGGCGAGGAGCAGGTGCTCGGCATTCGCCGCCGAGAGCACCATCGACTTCGACACGAAGCCCGAGGTGAGCGGGAAGCCGGAGATCGAGATGGAGCCGATGATGCAGAACGCCGCGGTCCAGGGCATCGACTTGTAGAGCCCACCGAGCTCCGACGCCTTGATCGTCCCGACCCGGAAGAGGACGGCGCCCATCGCCATGAAGAGCAGCGCCTTGTAGATCACGTGGGCGAAGACGTGGGCGACGGTGCCGTTCAGGGCGAGCTCGGTGCCGATCCCGATGCCGACGACCATGAAGCCGAGCTGGTTGTTCAGGCTGTACGAAAGGACGCGACGCAGATCGTTCTCGATCACGGCGAAGAAGATCGGGAACGCCGTCATGGCGGCGCCGATCGGGATCAGGATCTCGGTCCCGGCGTAGCCGCGCGCCAGGGCGTAGATCGCGAGCTTCGTCGTGAAGCCGGAGAGGAAGACCGTGCCGGTCACCGTCGCTTCGGGATAGGCGTCCTTCATCCAGCCGTGGAGCAGCGGGAAGCAGGCCTTGATCCCGAAGGCGAGGAAGACCAGCAGGCCGCCGCGAGAGCCGAGGCCGATGTGCTCGAAGGTGAGCGAGCCGGACTCCGCGTAGAGATCGATCGCGCCGGCCAGGAGCAGCAGGCCGGACAGGACCTGGATCACGAGGTACCGCTGCCCCGCGCGCAGGGCGCGCTCGTTGCGGCTCGCCCAGATCAGGAAGACCGACGAGACGGCGGTCAGCTCCCACCAGACGAAGAGCGTGAGCAGGTCACCTGCGAAGACGGCAGCGATCGCCGCGCCGGCGTAGATCAGCGAGGCGCCGGCCTGGAGCGGATCGCGCTGGTGGGCCGCGTAGAGGACGCCGATGAACGCGGCGATGTGGAAGACGATTCCGAAGACCCGGGAGAGCGGATCGATCCGCGTGATCTCGAGGGTGTAGTCGAAGACCTGGAGCGTCTGCGAGAACTCCGCAGGCATCTGGAAGAGCTGCCAGAGCCCGATCACAGGCAGGACCAGCATCGCCGGCTGGGACAGGCGCTGGGGCAGGAGGGCGACGGGGATCGCCGCGAGGACGAGCAGGAGGCCGGGCGGCGAGCCCTGCAGGATGGCACCGAGGAGATCAGTCATGAGACGTCTCCTCGCGCACAGCTGCGGCCTCGACCGTGGCGTCCTCGTAGTAGTCCTCGTCGCGCATCACCAGCTTGCGCAGGAGCTTCGCCGAGTTCACGAGCCCGACGTACGCCGCGAACCCGAAGACCGCGTCGAACGCGAACCACTCCTGGAAGCCGAAGTGGCCGTGCTTGTGATAGAAGAGATCCGCCAGGACGACCCCGATCGCGGCCGCGATCAGGATCTTGATCAGCAGGTTCACGTTCTCCGGCTGATCGAGCCAGTACGAGCGTTCGCCCTCGGGAGCGGAGCCGTGCGCGTGATTCTCGTCGGACATCTCCCCTCCCCTATTCCAGCCCGAACGCCGGGGCGAGCAGGTCGTAGACCGCATCGGTGTAGAAGAACGCGACGAAGCAGAGGAGCGCCGTCGTGCAGATCGGGAGCAGCATGAGCAGCGGCGCGTCGGCGACGCCGCCCTCCTCACCTTCGGGCAGCGGCCGGAAGAAGGCGCGCACGACGATGGGCATCAGATAGCCGATCGAGAGCAGCGAGCTCACCATGAAGACCATGCCGAGCCAGAACTGGTCGGCCTCGAAGGCGCCGGTCACGAGGAACCACTTGCTCCAGGCGCCGCCGAAGGGCGGCAGCCCGATGATCGAAAAGCTGGCCACGCAGAAGGCGCCGAAGGTGAAGGGCATCTTGCGGCCGAGGCCGTCGAGCTGACTGACCTTGTCCTTGTGGGCCACGACGTAGACGGCGCCGGCGACGAAGAAGAGCGTGATCTTGCCGATGGCGTGCATCAGGATGTGGAGACCCGCGCCCATGGCCGCCGTTCCCGTCGCGAGCATGGCCCCGAGCACGATGTAGGAGAGCTGGCTGATCGTGGAGTAGGCGAGTCGCGGCTTGAACCCGTCGAGGGAGAGCGCCCGGACCGACGCGGCGAGGATCGTGATCGCCGCGATCCAGGCGACGAGATCCGAAAGCCCGCCGGTCGACAGCATGTCGAATCCGAACACGTAGACCGCGATCTTGAGCACGGAGAAGACACCGGCCTTCACGACGGCGACGGCGTGGAGGAGCGCCGAGACGGGCGTGGGTGCGACCATCGCGGCCGGCAGCCAGCGATGGAAGGGCATGAGCGCCGCCTTCCCGATCCCGTAGGAGAAGAGCAGCAGAAGGAGCGTGGCCTGCGTGCCTTCGATCCTGCCTTCGAGGATGCCACCGGGGCGGAAGCCGAGATCGTCCGCGAGGGTCGACGTCCAGAGGATCGCGAGGAGCAGGAAGAGGACCGAGGTCGAGACCAGGATCCCCAGGTAGAGCCGCCCCGCCTTGACCGCCGCCTCCGTCCCGGCGTGGGTCACGAGCGGGAAGGTCGAGAAGGTCAGGATCTCGTAGAAGAGGAAGAGCGTGACGAGGTCGCCGGCGAAGGCGATGCCCAGGGCGGCGGAGATCGCGAGGGCGAAGCAGGTGAAGAACCGCGTCTGGTTCTTCTCGTGGTGGCCTCGCATGTACCCGAAGCCGTAGAGCGAGGTCAGGATCCACAGCCCCGACGCCACGAGGCCGAAGAGCAGCCCCAGCGGCTCGACCTCGAAGCCGAGGCCCAGGCCCGGCATCCAGTCCGGCAGGCCGATGCTCGGGCGCGCCCCGTCCAGCACGGGTTCGACGAGCCGGAGCACCTGGGAGAAGGTCGCGATCCCGATCAGGACCGTCCACGCGTCCCGGGCGTTGTCCGAGACGAAGCGCCCGAGGATCTGCACACCCGCCGCGCCGAGGAGCGGCAGACAGAGGGCAGCGACGATCGCCATGTTCGCAGTCTCGGCGTTCACGCTAGACGCCCCCACCGAGCCCGAGGAAGAGCTGTCTGGCCGCGGCTTCGGCGACGTCGACCGAGAAGTCCGAGAAGAGCCCGAACCAGATCGTCATGCCCGCCAGGATCCAGGTCGGGATCAGCAGGCGGAGCGGCGCCTCGCGTCGCTCGACCTCGCCATCGGGCTCCGCGAAGTAGGCGACCTCGACGAGCCGCCAGATGTAGACGACCGCGAGCACCGAGCTGGCCATGATCAGGAAGGCCAGGAAGAGCTGGTCCTGCTCGAGCGCCGCCGAGACCAGCGCCCACTTGCTCACGAAGCCCGCCGTCCCCGGCACGCCGACCAATGCGAGCCCCGATGCGACGAGCGCCGCCATCGTGAGGGGCATCCGCTGCCCCAGACCACGCATCATCGCGATCTTCGTCGCGCCCATCCGCCAGGTCACACAGGCGGCGACGAGAAAGAGCGCGCCCTTCATGAGCGCGTGGTTGAACAGGTGGATGAGGCCGGCCGCGACGCCCGCTTCCGTGGCGAGGGAGAGGCCGAGGGTCATGTACCCGATCTGCGCGATCGACGAGTAGGCCAGCAGCCGCTTGAAGTCGGTCTGGTAGATCGCGGCGATCGACCCGACGAACATCGCGAGGACCGAAAGCGGCATGAGCAACGTGTCGATCCCGATCCGATCGAAGACCAGGGCAGCACCGAAGAGGCCCAACGAGAACCGGATCAAGAGGTAGTAGGCGACCTTGGTCGCCGTCGCCGCCAGGAACGCGGAGACGATCGGCGGCGCCTCGCTGTAGGCGTTGGGCAGCCACTGATGGAGCGGGAAGACGGCGAGCTTCGTGCTGATCCCGACGACGACGAAGGCGACGGCGACCAGGACCGTCCGGGTCTCGCTCACCGCCTGGAGGCGCACGGCCATGTCGACCATGTTGAGCGTCCCCGTCATCTGGTACATCAGCCCGATGCCGATCAGGAGGAAGGTCGCGCCGATCGTCCCCATCACGAGGTACGAGAAGGCCGCCATCAGCGCGCGGCGCTCCCGGCCGAGGGCGATCAGGATGTAGGAGGAGAGCGACGAGATCTCCATGAAGACGAAGACGTTGAAGACGTCGCCGGTGATCGTCACGCCGAGCAGGCCGGTCAGGCAGAGCAACGCGGCCGAGTAGAAGAGGTACTCGCGACCGACCGGGATCGCGCGGCGCGCCTGGCCGGGGCCCGCCGCGAAGACGACCGCCGCGACGAGGGAGACCACGACCAGCACGAACGCGTTCGTGATGTCGATCCGGTACTCGATCCCGAAGGGCCGGGGCCAGCCACCGAACTCGTAGACGAGAATCTGTCCGTCCATCGTCTGCTCGAGGAGGCCGAAGGAGATCCCCAGGCAGGCGAAGCTGATCGCGACCGTGAAGGCCGAGGCCAGGGCCTCCTTCCGCAGCAGGAAGCAGAGCGGCGCCCCCATCAGGGGCAAGAGCACCTGGAGCGCCGGGAGATGATCCGCGAACGAGAGCGCCTCGGTCGCGACGTGGTGGGTAGCGGCGCCGTCGGTCACGCGACGCCTCCCTCTGAGGCGGCCTTGCCCGCTTCTTCCCGGGCTTCCGTCGCGAGGTCCTTCGCGTCCTCGGCGCGGTCGAGGGCCACGATCTCGTCCTCCTCGACGGTCTCGTAGGCCTCCTTGATCCGCACGACGAGAGCGAGACCCAGGGCGGTGCTCGCCACGCCGACGACGATCGCCGTCAGCATGAGCACGTGCGGCACCGGGTTGGAGTAGACGATCTCGGAACGTCCATCGATCAGGATCGGCGCGGTTCCGCCGGCCACCTTCCCCATCGAAACGTAGAGCAGGATCACGCTCGCCTGGAAGATGTTGATTCCCATGATCTTCTTGACGAGGTTGCCGCGGGAGATCGCGATGTAGAGACCGATCATCATCAACGTGATGCAGCCGAGGTAGTTCCAGTGGGTCAGGAAGTGGTTCCAGAGATCGACGATCACTGTCGCGACCTCCCGGCGAACGCGTAGAAGATCGCGACCATCACGAAGGTCACCGTGATCCCCACGCCGAGCTCGACGAGCAGGATCCCCAGGTGCTGGCCGTGGGCCATGTCGTGGGTGTCGAGCATCCCGTAGTGGAGGAACTCGCCGCCCATCAGCATGGACACGACGCCGACGCCCGCATAGAGGAGTGCGCCGAGGGCGATCCCGACCTCGACCACGATCGGCGGCACCTTCTCGCGCAGCGAATCGAGACCGAAGATCAACGCGTGGAGGATCAGCCCCGCGGCGAAGATCACGCCCGCCTGGAAGCCGCCCCCCGGCCCGTAGTCACCGTGGAACTGGACGTAGAGGGCGAAGAGCAGGATGAAGGGAACGAGCGCCTTGCCGACGATCCGCAGGATGATCGTCTCGCGCACGCGCATCTTGATCGGCGTGCGCTCGCCCAAGTCGTCGAGGCGATCGCTCATGCGCCCTCCCCGTCGCCGTCTCGACGATCCGGGTCTCCGCTCCGCGTCACGAATCCGCCGAGGAGGAGGATCGCGCCCACGGCCGCCGTGAGGACCACGGTCGTCTCTCCGTACGTGTCGTAGCCGCGATAGCTGGCCAGGACCGACGTCACGACGTTCGGAATCCCGATCTCGGCACTCGAATCGACCAGGTAGTGCGGCGCGACGTGCCGATGGATCGGTGCATTCGGATCGCCGTAGGCCGGCATGTCGAGGGTGCCGTAGGCGAGCAGGAGCCCGGTGGCGGTCACGACGGCGAGTCCGATCACGCGGTGGTGGAGCGGGCGCGTCTCATTCGAGGTCGTGAGCCCGAGGGCGCCCAGGAAGAGGACGGTCGAGATCCCGGCGCCGACCGCCGCCTCGGTGAAGGCGACGTCGACCGCGTCCATCATGGTCTGCATGCCCGCCGCGAGGAGCGAGAAGATGCCGAAGAGCATCGCCGCCGCGAAGAGGCTGCGCAGCCGCGCGATCACGACCGCGAGGACGATCATCAGGAGGAAGAGGCTCGCCTCGATGGCCGCGCCCATGGCCTGCTCGCCCATCAGGTGCCCTCCCCGCGCCGCGCGGCCTCGAGCGCCTCGTTCCGGATCGCTTCCGCGGCCCCGGTCGCTTCCTGGACGTCCGGCGCCTCGAGTCCCTTCGAGTAGGCCGCCTTCACGAGGGCGTGGGCGGCGGTCGGGCTCGTCAGGAAGAGAAAGAGGAAGATGATCACGAGCTTGACCGTGACGAGGTCGATCCCGTTGTGGATCGCGAGCCCCAGCAGGATCAGCGTCGCGCCCATCGTGTCCGTGAGGCTCGCCGCATGGGTCCGCGTGTAGAAGTCGGGCATCCGCAGCAGGCCGATGCCCCCGATCACGGAGAAGAGGCCCCCGCCCACGAGGCAGGCCCAGACGAGGATGTCGCGCAGACCGTCCATTACTTGAGCTGCTCGTCGCTCGCGAGATTCGCGAACTTGCTGAAGCGGAGGAGCGCGATCATCCCGGTGAAGTTCATGAGCGCGTAGAGGATCGCGAGATCGAGCCACTCGGGGCGACCGGTGAGGAAGCCCCCGACGGCGATCAGGAGCACGGTCTTCGTGCCGACCATGTTCGCGGCGAGCACGCGATCGAAGACCGTCGGGCCGAGGAACGCCCGGATCACCGCGAGGAGCATCGTCGCCAGCACGGCGACCATGGCGACGACGAATACGTTCACGCGTCGCTCCCGGCCGCCGTCTCGCGCGCGGTCGCGCCTTCGAGAGCCGCGACGCGGCGGTCCATCTCGCCGCTCAGGAGCCCCTCCGCGGAGTCGCTCGTCAGCGCGTGGACGAGGAGCTTTCCGTCGCGCACGTCGAGGGTCACCGTCCCCGGCGTCAGAGTGATCGAGTTCGCGTAGATCACCTGCGCGACGTCGGATGCCTGGCTGGCCTCGACCTGCAGGATGCGCGGACGGATCGGCAGCGAGGGCGACAGGATCACGCGCGCCACCGACAGGTTCGACAGCACGATCTCCTTGGCGAGCCACGGCAGGTAGAACACGTGACCCGGGCCGAGTTGGGTCGGCACCGCTTCGTCGTCGACGATCCCGAGATGCATCACGATCGCGACGACCGCCGCGCACGACAGTGCGCCGTAGATCATCAGGGTGGCGGTGTAGTGTCCCGAGAGCAGGAGCCAGGTGCCGTAGAGGGCGGCGAAGAGCACGATCGCTCGCTTCATCGGATCCTCTCTCCCGGCGGCGCACCCGTCGCCGCTCCCATCCCCGATCCCCAGCGTCGGATTTGGGACGCGTCGACGATATCACTCGATCGCGCGCTTGAAACTCCCATTCGGCTGCGCGACACGAGACCTGAACTCGCCAAGCACTTGATCTCGCTCTCGTTTTCACTCGCCGAGCGGAATTCATGCGAACGCCCGAGAGCTTCCGGATTCGACCCCGTCCGCCTTCCGGCGTTCGCACCAGGGTGCACGCCGCGATGTCCCGAGGTCGGCGCCGGGGTCGCGTTCGCGCGGGGCTTTCCCTTCGGACGGCGGAGCACGCCCGACCCGGGCCCTCGTGCGCGCGCGTCGCTGCCCGCGCCTAGCTCTGCGACGCGAAGACCTCGCCGAAGCGCGCCACGTGGTCGAGGTACTCGGCGCGATCGCCGGGCGGGAAGCCGAGGGTGACCCAGGTGACGCCGGCGTCCTCGAGCGCCCCGAACTGCTCGCGGATCGCGTCGTCGTCGGGCAGCTTGCGCGTGTTCATGTGCAGCCCGAAGGGGACGAAGTTGACGTCGATCGGCTCGGTTCGACCCTGCTTCGCCGCGTACTCGTTCATCTTCCCGATCGCCTGGGCGAGATCGTCGACGTTCTCGATGGCGCTCGTCCGGGTCCGCTGGGTGCCCGCCGCGGGCAGCGGCATCGGGCTCCACCCCTGCGCGAAGTCGACCACGCGTCGCCGGGCGCGCGGGCTGTTCCCGCCGATCCAGATCGGCGGATGCGGCTGCTGGACCGGCGGCGGCTGCATCGTATTGCCCGTGGCCTCGAAGCCCGCGCCCTTCATCGCCACCGAGTCCCCCGTCCAGGCCGCCTTCATGGCGACGATCGCGTCGTCGGTCACGTCGTTGCGGTTCGCGAAGTCGGCGCCGAGGGCCGCGAACTCGCCTTCGAGGTAGCCCGCGCCGACGCCCATGATCACCCGGCCGCCCGAGGCGGCATCCAGGCTCGCGATCGCCTTCGCGGTCAAGAAAGGGTTGCGATACGAGAGAACGAGCAGATTCGTGTGGAGCCGCAGGGTCGAGGTCGCCCCCGCCGCGATCGCGAGCGAAACGAAGGGGTCGAGAGCGTGGTGCCCGCCCGAGCCGAGCCATTCGTCGCTCGGAAAGGGATGTTCCGTGACGAAGGCCGCATCGAAGCCCGCGCGCTCGATCGCCTGCGCGATCTCCGCGATGGCATCGGCCGTCCCGAACTGGTCGACGGCGTCGACACGGTCGGTGGGGAGCTGGATCGAGAACTTGAGGGCCATGTCTGAGTCTCCGGGGGCCGTCCCGCCGGGCTGGCCAGGAGGCGAGCCCCCAGGATTGCAGACTCGCGGCCCGCGCGCGCAAGAATTCGGCTTCGCCCGCGATCGCTAGCCGGAGACCCGGTGGCCCGGCGGCGGCGGATCGACGGGCGGACCGGCGAAGCACTGCGCGATCTCCATCCACGCGTTCGCCACGTCGCCCTGCACGTCGAGGGCGGTGTCCTTCACGTTCCGGACCTGGGTCACGGTGAGACAGAAGTCGAGGGCGGTTCCTTCGATCGTCTCCCCGGGGCTCGCCTCGGCGGGGTCTCCATACTCCCAGAGCGCACCGGAAGGCGCGGTCAGCCGCAGGAGCGGCGGCGAACCCGGCGGATCCAGCTTCCGATTGACGAACGTCCAACCGAAGGTGCGGTAGCCGATCGCGACGATGTTCCGGATCCGATCCGTGTGGGTCCGTTCGGCGCCGACGAGGTCGTAGATCGCCTGGGCGTGGGCCCAGGTCTCCATGAAGCGCGCGGTCGTGAACATCGAGGCGCCCATGTCGGGGCCGAACCAGGGGAGCCTCGCCTTCGGGTCGAGCTCCCCGAGCTCGTCGGCGAGGGCGAAAGCGGTCTCCCGCCACTTCGCGAGCAGCGCGTCGGCGGAGAGATGCCCGAGGGCTTCGCGCTGGAGCTCCTTCATCGACTTGCCCGAGCCCATCATGCCGTTCAGCTCCTTGCGCTTCGGAGCGAAGCCCTCCTCGCCGTGTGTGCAATGGAGCGACACGTCGTCGAAGAAGTGGAGATGAGCCACGACGTCCCAGGGTGTCCAGTCCATGAAGCGCGTCTCGCGCTCCCAGTCGGCGGCCTCGATCGTCGAATAGAAGGCATGGAGGTCCGCGACCTCGTCCCGAAAGTCCTGCGCGATGGGCAACATGGTCTGCGTCCCCGTTAGGCCGAGCGCAGCTCTTCGAGGTATCCGGCGCGCTCCTCTTCGGCCACGAAGTCGAAGCTGCAGAGCACGCGATCCACGAGTCCGCCCCAGCGGGCCTTGATTGCCCCGGCCACCTGGGACGGCTCCGCGACGACGGCGAAGGCCTCGAGGATCTCGTCGGTGATCTCCTCGCCCATCGCGTCCCATTCGCCCCGCTTGGACAGGCGATTGAGATCGCCCTGGAGATCCCCCCACCCATGGGCATCGAGGACGGGCTTGTAGGCCGGCGTCGATCCGTAGAAGGCGATCTGCTTGGCGGTCGCGGTTCGCGCCTCCTGCCACTTCTGCTCGTCCTGGCCGGTCACCACGAAGGACGGCAGGCAGAGCTCGAGATCCGAGCGGGCGCGACCGCTCTTCGCGAGCCCCGCTTCGAGCGACGGAAGCGTCACCTCCCGAACGTACTTCTCGGTCGTGAACGCGTGGACGAGCATGCCGTCCGCGACCTCGCCGCAGACCCGGGTCATGAGCGGACCGACTGCGGCGACCACGACCTTCGGCGGTCCGTAGGCGTTGTTGGTCGGCGTGAACATCGGCGTCATCAGCGTGTGCCTGTAGAACTCGCCGCGGAAGTCGAGCTTCTCCCCCTCGTACCAGCAGTCCCAGATCGCGCGCATCGCGAGCACGAGCTCGCGCATCCGCGCCGCCGGCTTCGACCATTCCATCGAGAAGCGCTTCGTGATGTGCGGCTTGATCTGGGACCCGAGTCCCAGGATGAAGCGCCCCTTGGAGAACGCCTGCAGGTCGTTGCCGATGTTCGCCAGGGTCATCGGGTTGCGCGCGAATGCGACCGCGATCGAGGTCATCAGCTGAATGCGCTCGGTGTGCTCCGCGGCCAGGGCGAGCGGCAGAAAGGGGTCGTTCGCGATCTCCGCGGTCACCATCCCGTCGTAGCCCTGCTCTTCGAGTCGCCGGGCCGCGGCGGGCACGTTCGCGAGGTCCGCGATCCCCATCAGTCCCGAATCGATCTTCATCGTCTACTCCTGTTCGTCCTGGATCCAGTCCGGATCCCGCTTCTCGAGGAAGGCCTGCATGCCCTCCCGCGCTTCTTCGCTCGCGAAACACTCGGCGGAGAGATCGGCGGCCCACGCCATCGCCTCTTCCGGTCGTTTGAGCGGCGCCTCGTAGACCAGCCGCTTCGCAATCCCGAGCGCCTTGGGCCCACCCTTCCGGAAGTCCGCCAGGACCTCCTCGACCGCCCCGTCGAGCTCGCCTCCCGAAACCGCCCGGGAGATCAGTCCGTACTCCGCGGCCTTCGCCCCGGAGAACCGGTTGCCGCGCAGGAAGGCCTCCATCGCCTCGCCGCGCCGCATCTTGGGCAGACACACCACCGAGATGATCGCGGGCGTGACCCCGAGCCGGACCTCCGAGAAGCCGAACTTCACGTCTTCCCGCGCGATCGCGACGTCGCAGGCCGCCGCCAGTCCGTTGCCCCCGCCGAGGGCATGCCCATCGATCCGACCGACGATCGGCGTCGGCGATGCGAGCATGTCTTCGAGCAGGGCCGGGAACTGATCGATTCTCGTCGACCCGCCCGCTTCGTTGCGCGCGGACTGCTCCTTCAGGTTGGCCCCGGCGCACCAGGTCGTGCCCTCGTTGGTCAGCACGAAGGCGCGGATCCGGTCGTCGGCGTTCGCGCGCGCCAGGGCGTCGCGCACGCGACCGACCAGGTCCGACCCGAGCGCGTTCCGGTTCGGTTGGTCCGCGAGGGTCACGGTCATGACCTCGCGTTCGATTTCGACCCGAACGATGTCTTCGGAACCCGCTTCGCTCGGCACTTCGCTCCCTCCGTCCCCCGCGTGCGCGGCACTCCCTCGGTCGAGCAGGAGGGAACGGGCGAAGGGGGAATCGGTCGATCCGGTAGTATCAGAGCCGCCCCACGCCCGCCAACTCGCACACGAGAAGCGGAGTCTCACGAGGAATCCCCATCCATGGCCGACCCCATCCGCATCGCGAACTGCTCCGGTTATTTCGGGGACCGCCCGAGCGGTGCGCGCGAGATGGTCGAGGGCGGACCGATCGACGTCCTGACCGGCGACTGGCTCGCCGAGCTCACGATGCTGATCCTGTCGAAGATCCAGGCGAAGCGTCCCGG harbors:
- a CDS encoding Na(+)/H(+) antiporter subunit B, which codes for MRETIILRIVGKALVPFILLFALYVQFHGDYGPGGGFQAGVIFAAGLILHALIFGLDSLREKVPPIVVEVGIALGALLYAGVGVVSMLMGGEFLHYGMLDTHDMAHGQHLGILLVELGVGITVTFVMVAIFYAFAGRSRQ
- a CDS encoding DUF4040 domain-containing protein is translated as MGEQAMGAAIEASLFLLMIVLAVVIARLRSLFAAAMLFGIFSLLAAGMQTMMDAVDVAFTEAAVGAGISTVLFLGALGLTTSNETRPLHHRVIGLAVVTATGLLLAYGTLDMPAYGDPNAPIHRHVAPHYLVDSSAEIGIPNVVTSVLASYRGYDTYGETTVVLTAAVGAILLLGGFVTRSGDPDRRDGDGEGA
- the mnhG gene encoding monovalent cation/H(+) antiporter subunit G yields the protein MDGLRDILVWACLVGGGLFSVIGGIGLLRMPDFYTRTHAASLTDTMGATLILLGLAIHNGIDLVTVKLVIIFLFLFLTSPTAAHALVKAAYSKGLEAPDVQEATGAAEAIRNEALEAARRGEGT
- a CDS encoding monovalent cation/H+ antiporter complex subunit F, whose product is MVAVLATMLLAVIRAFLGPTVFDRVLAANMVGTKTVLLIAVGGFLTGRPEWLDLAILYALMNFTGMIALLRFSKFANLASDEQLK
- a CDS encoding Na+/H+ antiporter subunit E, which produces MKRAIVLFAALYGTWLLLSGHYTATLMIYGALSCAAVVAIVMHLGIVDDEAVPTQLGPGHVFYLPWLAKEIVLSNLSVARVILSPSLPIRPRILQVEASQASDVAQVIYANSITLTPGTVTLDVRDGKLLVHALTSDSAEGLLSGEMDRRVAALEGATARETAAGSDA
- a CDS encoding LLM class F420-dependent oxidoreductase; the encoded protein is MALKFSIQLPTDRVDAVDQFGTADAIAEIAQAIERAGFDAAFVTEHPFPSDEWLGSGGHHALDPFVSLAIAAGATSTLRLHTNLLVLSYRNPFLTAKAIASLDAASGGRVIMGVGAGYLEGEFAALGADFANRNDVTDDAIVAMKAAWTGDSVAMKGAGFEATGNTMQPPPVQQPHPPIWIGGNSPRARRRVVDFAQGWSPMPLPAAGTQRTRTSAIENVDDLAQAIGKMNEYAAKQGRTEPIDVNFVPFGLHMNTRKLPDDDAIREQFGALEDAGVTWVTLGFPPGDRAEYLDHVARFGEVFASQS
- a CDS encoding TIGR03084 family metal-binding protein, which translates into the protein MLPIAQDFRDEVADLHAFYSTIEAADWERETRFMDWTPWDVVAHLHFFDDVSLHCTHGEEGFAPKRKELNGMMGSGKSMKELQREALGHLSADALLAKWRETAFALADELGELDPKARLPWFGPDMGASMFTTARFMETWAHAQAIYDLVGAERTHTDRIRNIVAIGYRTFGWTFVNRKLDPPGSPPLLRLTAPSGALWEYGDPAEASPGETIEGTALDFCLTVTQVRNVKDTALDVQGDVANAWMEIAQCFAGPPVDPPPPGHRVSG
- a CDS encoding LLM class F420-dependent oxidoreductase, with product MKIDSGLMGIADLANVPAAARRLEEQGYDGMVTAEIANDPFLPLALAAEHTERIQLMTSIAVAFARNPMTLANIGNDLQAFSKGRFILGLGSQIKPHITKRFSMEWSKPAARMRELVLAMRAIWDCWYEGEKLDFRGEFYRHTLMTPMFTPTNNAYGPPKVVVAAVGPLMTRVCGEVADGMLVHAFTTEKYVREVTLPSLEAGLAKSGRARSDLELCLPSFVVTGQDEQKWQEARTATAKQIAFYGSTPAYKPVLDAHGWGDLQGDLNRLSKRGEWDAMGEEITDEILEAFAVVAEPSQVAGAIKARWGGLVDRVLCSFDFVAEEERAGYLEELRSA
- a CDS encoding enoyl-CoA hydratase-related protein, which translates into the protein MPSEAGSEDIVRVEIEREVMTVTLADQPNRNALGSDLVGRVRDALARANADDRIRAFVLTNEGTTWCAGANLKEQSARNEAGGSTRIDQFPALLEDMLASPTPIVGRIDGHALGGGNGLAAACDVAIAREDVKFGFSEVRLGVTPAIISVVCLPKMRRGEAMEAFLRGNRFSGAKAAEYGLISRAVSGGELDGAVEEVLADFRKGGPKALGIAKRLVYEAPLKRPEEAMAWAADLSAECFASEEAREGMQAFLEKRDPDWIQDEQE